GTAGACGTCAAGGAAGCCCAGCGCCTGATCGAAGAAGAGGGCGCCGTACTTATCGATTGCCGCGAGGACTACGAATGGGACGAGATGCGCATCCCGGGCGCCACGCTCGTACCGCTCTCCGAGTATGAGGGCGACCTTGAGATGGTCGACGAGGCGCCGATCGTGATCTTCCAGTGTGCCCATGGCAACCGCTCACAGGCGGCCGCCTCGATGTATGAAGGCGTGCACCCGCAGGGTCGGGCGCTGACGATGGATGGCGGAATCGCCGACTGGGCCGCGAAGGGCCTGCCGACCGACTTCGGCCCCGCTCCTACGGCTTGACGGCGCCGATCATCAAGTTGTAGAAGATGCTCGCGGGCAAGCGGCCTTCGAGCGCCATGCGGTCGAACTTCTGGAATCCGAGGTAGCCACGGTAGGCGTATTGGCGCCAACCGAATGGGATCTCCTCGGGAATGCCATCGGCTTCGAGTGCACGGTTGAACCAGCCGAACCAGTTGGCCGTCAGCTCTTCGCCGATCACGTCAACGCTTGAGAATCCGGCTGTCCTGGCAAAGCCTGAGAGGTCGCCGGGCTTGAAGGCGTGAACGTCAACGAGGTG
The genomic region above belongs to Solirubrobacterales bacterium and contains:
- a CDS encoding rhodanese-like domain-containing protein — encoded protein: MEHVDVKEAQRLIEEEGAVLIDCREDYEWDEMRIPGATLVPLSEYEGDLEMVDEAPIVIFQCAHGNRSQAAASMYEGVHPQGRALTMDGGIADWAAKGLPTDFGPAPTA